Sequence from the Clostridium botulinum genome:
TTGTTTAGTTCCTGAAAATATGGAACCACATGATTACGAACCGAAAACTAAAGATTTTGAAAAGCTTATGAATAGTGATATTTTTATTTATAATGGATTAGGAATGGAACATTGGATTGATTCAGTTAACAATGTAGTTTCTGACGATAAAGTATTAAAAGTAAATTCAAGCGATGGCATTGATGTTAGAAAAGAGGGGGAGTTAGTAGATCCTCACTCATGGTTAAGTTTAATACAAGTACAAAAACAATGTGAAAATATAAAAGATGCACTTATAAGCTTGGATGAAACAAATAAAGATACATATGAGGAAAATTACAATAAATTTAAAAAAGAGTTACAAGGTTTATATGATGAATATTCAGCGAAGTTTAATGATTTAAGTCAAAAAGATTTTATAACAGGTCATGCTGCTTTTGGTTATTTATGTAGGGAGTTTGGGTTAACTCAAAAATCTGTTGAAAATTTATATGGAGAGGGTGAACCTACTCCTAAAGAATTAGAAAATCTAGTTAATTTCTGTAAGGAAAATAATAAAAAAGTTATTTTTTCTGAATCTTTAGCAAGTCCTAAGGTTTCTGAGACATTAGCATCAGAAGTTGGCGCAGAGGTAGTTCCAATATATACACTAGAATCAAGTGAAGATGATATGAGTTATTTAGATGCAATGAAAAGTAATTTAGATAAGATATATAAATCTTTGAGTAAATAAGAGAAAGTGAACCTGTGGGGAAATGTACATTTAGTTAATAAAATGACATTTGCCTGTGGATTCGCTTTTTTATTTTATAAATAAAAGATATAAAATTAAAAAATTACAATATATATGTTCTAATAAAGTTGTTACATATAAGTGATTTGGTGAGAGTTAATTATTAGATTGATGAACTTTCTTAATTGAAGCATATTAAAATTTTCTTAGAAATTATACATTGAAGAAATAAGATGCTAGTTAATATAATACATATTTTGTAATAAGTTAAAAAATAATATTATATATGTTAAAATTACTATATTACTACTATGGGGTAAGAAGGAGATAATATGAGCAAATCAAATGAGTTTTATAAAAGTACTTTAAAAGAGAATCTAGCGAAAAGACAATTATTAATAAAAAAAATAAATATTATAAGTGGTATTAGATTAGTAATAGTTCTTTTTATGTTAGTAATTGATTATTTATTATATAGGGCAAATAATTATATAGCAATAATATTTGCAACTATAATTTTGTTAACGATGTTTATAATTACAGCATTATATCATTCAAATAAGTTGAGAGATAAAAATATCACAGATATATTAATAGACATAAATCAAAGAGGTATTGATAGAATAAATGGAGAGTTTAAGAAATTTGAAGATAATGGTGAAGAATATTTAAATTATAAACATAAATTTATAAATGATTTAAATATATTTGGATCCAATTCTCTTTTTCAACTTACAAATTCAACAGTTACATCTGGAGGAAAAAAGAGATTATCAGAAATATTGAGAATTGAACAAAATATAAATAAAAATGAGATATTAATAAGACAGGAAGCTATAAAAGAGTTATCTTCAAAAGTTCAATGGAGACAAAGATTTATAGTAAAAGGTCTAATGAATAGATCATCAAAATTTAACTTGGATGATTTGATTAGTTGGGGTAAAGAAGAAAGTAAAGTAAGCAAAATAAATATAATTATTAGTTGTATTTTTATCATAACTAATTTTGTATCAATATTTTTAGCATTAAGTGCTATATTACCTTGGTCATTTGTTCTATTAGTATTTATGATTGATTTTCTTGTGCTTAAAATGTTAACAAAATCAATAAATAAAGACATAGTATTATTTAATAATATAAAACAAGATATTAATGGATATAGTGAAATATTAGAACTTATAGAGGATGAAAATTTTAATTCAGAATATTTAAAGGAACTAAAAAACAAAATATCACATAAAGAAGTTAGTTGTAAGAAGGAAATGAAAAAACTAGCTAATTTAGTAGAATGGATAGGGGATAGTTCTTATAATGCATATTATTTAGTAATAAATATATTGTTTTTTTCTGATGTATTTATAATGAATAATTTAGAAAAATGGAAAAAAACTAATGGATTAAGGTTAATGGAATGGCTTAATGTAATGAATGAATTTGATGCATTAAATAGTATTTCTAATATAGCATTTGATCATGAGGATTGGGTATATCCTAATATATTAGAGACTAGTGAAGTATATGGAGAAGATATAGGTCATCCATTAATAGGAGATAAAGCAGTAAAAAATAGTTTTTCCTTAAATGGAATTCAAAAGGTTGCATTAATTACAGGTTCAAATATGTCTGGTAAAAGTACATTTTTAAGAAGCATAGGCTGTAATTTGGTATTAAGTTATATAGGGGCTCCTGTATGTGCAAAAAGGTTTAACTGTGGAATAATGAGTTTATATACATGCATTACAACAAGAGATAGCTTAGAAGAAAGTATTTCTTCATTTTATGCAGAAATTTTAAGAATAAAGATACTTATAGAAGCTTGCAAGAGAGGAGAAAAAGTATTTTTCCTTTTAGATGAAATATTTAAGGGAACTAATTCAAGAGATAGGCATACTGGAGCTACTGTATTAATAAATCAATTGATGAAATATGGTGCTATAGGGCTTGTTTCAACTCATGATTTAGAATTATGTAATTTAGAAAAAGAAGATAATAAAATAATAAATTATAATTTTAGAGAATTTTATGAAGCTGATAAAATAAAATTTGATTATATACTTAGAAGAGGAAAAAGTGAAACTCAAAATGCTATTAATTTAATGAAATTGGCAGGAATAGATTTCATATAAGGTATAAAAGTATTTTACGTTTTAAAGATAATTAATATTTTAGTATGGAGTATATCTTTATATTAAAATATTAATTTAAGTTTAATTAAAAGTATTATATTAAGAGAGGGTATGGGTATGGGGTATGTAATAATTGACTTAGAATTTAATAATTTAAAAAATATAACTAAATATAAAGAAGATTTCTTTGATAAACATAAAGAATTAGAAAATATAAATTTAGAAAATGAAATTATAGAGATTGGTGCCATAAAAGTTGATAAGTACATGAAACAAGTAGCCGAAATGAGAGAGTATATAAAACCATCAGTGTTTCCTGTGATGAATCCTATAGTAACTAATATAACAAAGATAACTATGGATACTTTACAAAAAGAGGGAATAACATTTAAACAAGGTATGGATAAGCTAAAAGGTATGATTGAAGATGGGGATGTTATATGTTCATGGGCTAAGGATGATATTGCAGAAATTATAATAAATTCTAATTATCATAATTATACTGATTTAAGTTGGATAAAGGAGTATTTAGATTTACAAGAATATTCAACTAAGATTCTAGGTCATAAGAAGGCAATGGGATTAAAGAGCGCATTGGATGAATTGAAGATTAAAGTTGATAACACAAAACTTCATGATGCATTAAATGATGCTGAATATACTTTACTTGTATTTAAGCACATATACAATTCTAGAATAGTTAAAAATTATATAATAAATGATATATATAGCATGCCTGCAATACATGTAAAAGATTTAGACAATATAAATATAGATGAAGAGAAGTTAGATATAAGATGTCCTAAGTGTAATAAAAAAATAGATTTAAAAGAAAATTTTAAGTTATTAAATTGGAGATTTGTATCAATAGGTATTTGTCCAAAATGTAATAGTAAGATATTGAGTGAGCTAATAGTTAAAAGAACTCTTCAGGGAAAAAACGCCTATAATGAAGTAAACACTATCCTTAAAGAAGAGGCTTATCTAGATTATTACTATAAATTGGAGAAATTAAATTCACAAAAATAAAGGTTTTCATTAAAGATTTTTTTATAAAAATATGTTAAAATGTAAATATACAAGAATAAATAATATTAGTACAAGAGAGGATTTTGTTATGAATATAGCATTTTTTCTTACTCCAAAGAATGAAGTTGTATATGAAAGCGAAGATGCAACAATGAGACAAGTTATGGAGAAGATGGAGCGATACGGATACACAGCTATTCCACTTATTGACAAAGAAGGAAAGTATGTTGGAACATTAACAGAAGGAGATTTGTTATGGAAATTAAAAAATACTCCTGACTTAAATTTTAAGAATACTGAATGTGTAAATGTAAGTGATATAAGCCGAAGAATATCTCATAAATCTGTTTCCATTAATGCTGATATAGAGAATTTAATATCATTAGCTATAAGTCAGAATTTTGTTTCGGTAGTTGATGATAATGGAATATTTATAGGAATAATAAAGAGAAGTGATATAATAAATTATTGTTTTAATGAAATAAAGAAAAACAATGAAATGAAGAAGAAAAAAGAAATAGTATAAATGATAAAGCTGTATTGAATGAATTTCAATACAGCTTTATTGTTCTAATAAAATTACATATTTAATAATCAGAATTTTGATAAGTTTCAACTACAAAATCAAACTCATCTACATTAGTGATTTCTCCATAAGAATCTCCTCTTATTTCTGGATAATAATATAATACTAATTTATCATTAGATGAAGAAATATTTTCTAGTATTATATATTGTTTATCAGTAATGCAATTTTCAAGTGTAGCTAAAACTTTATATTTAGATGAATTACCAGTATCATTATTGGTTAAATCAATAATGATATTATCATGTTTTCTAACATTAATTTTTTCTTTATCACATGATTTAATATAAGATCCAAATCTACAGCTTGTGCATGATTTAAACTTACAATCAAAAGTACAGTTTAAACAAGCGCATTTACTGCAATTCTCTAATTCTTTGAATGATTGTCTGTTTTCAGCTTTAAAGTTATTTACTTTATCTAAAGCACTATTGGATTTAAATAGTTTAAATAAGCCACTTTTTTTGCAATCTAACTCAGTAGAATCTAAAAGTTTAATATAATCTTTTAATACAGAAGATTTAACATAATACTTTCTGTTTTTTAATTTTTCTTCAGAGAGAAAAGGGGCATTTTCACTTATAGAATAAGCTATTTCAGTATAAATTTTTCCCCAATAATTCTTCTCATCATTAATAAAATTTAAATCTTTACTCATATGAAATCACCTAGTTATTATCTTTGTATTTTTCTAATTCAAGGTCTAAATCAACTTCATTTAATTTTTCAAATTGGCTATCAAAATCATCTAAATCTTTTAGTTCACTTAAACCTTTTGCACGAGATTCAGTTCTTTGAATTTTTCTTTCTATATTATCAATTTGTATTGAGTTATTTTTAGTTTGTACATTAGCTAATACTTCATTTATTTTCTCTGAAGCTTGAGCATTAGAGTATCTAGCTGCAGCTTCATCTCTATAATTTCTAGTCTTAGTTATCTCTTCTTCTAATTCTTTTAAGCTTTTCTTTAATGCATCGGCTTGAACTTTAGAATTATCATAGCTTAATTTTAAAGAATCATATTTTTTATCAATTTCCATTTTTCTAGATAAAGCTTTTTTAGCTAATTCTTCATCACCTTTTGATAAAGCAAGTTTTACCTTTGATTCAAAATCTTCAGATTGTTTTTTTGCATCATTCATGTTTTTTTCTATTTCATGAACATTTCCTAAAATTTGTGCAGAATTTAATTTAGCTTTGCTAAGTTGTTCTTCCATTTCTCTTAATTTTTGATCTAATAATTCTATTGGATTTTCCATTTCATCTAGAGTATTGTTTACCTTTGCCTTAAACATATTTGATATTCTTGAAAAAACTCCCATAAAAATGCCTCCTAAATTTTTTTATTATTATCTATTATTTTCTTTTTCTTCTTAAATAAAGTTTTATTAACATTAAAATTACAAAGAACATTAGCGCTAATACTAAAGCATTAATTATTAAGCTTGAAGGTGATCCAAAATACATAGGTCTAAAAAATCTAGAGCCTCCATACCAGCCAAGTCCCCCTGAATTTGATGATGGTACATATGTTTTTGATTCACTTTTCTGCGTACTACTATTCGTGCTTGATGAATTTGAATCATTTGGATTATTAGTAGTAGAATATGATCCACTGCTAAATCCTTTTGAAGCGCCACTGCTAGTTCCAGTGGAATCATTAGTTGTTTTATTTATGTCTGAAGAATTTTTATTACTATTGTTTTTTGTGTCAGAAAAACTTCCTGATTTAAATCCTTCAGCACTCTTATCAGTGGTATTTTTTTTATTAGAGCTACTAGAACTGTTACTTTCACTAGAAGGTTTACTTGAGGAAGAACTGTTAAAACTTCCTGATTTAAATCCACTAGAGCTTCCTGAACTCTTTGTACTAGATTTTGAACTACTAGAACTCTTACTGCTTGTTCTAGATCCACTAGAACTTTTACCACTAGATTTAGCTAATAAATTTGTACTTGTACTAGTATCTATAGTACTATTTGCGTAAGCAATTAAATCATTATTAGTATTATGTTTTACATTAGAAATAAGTTCTAATGGCAAACTGGAAATGCTAAATAAAAAAACTAATAATATAGTAAATATGTGTTTTTTCTTAATCTTAGAAATAGTGAGCACCCCCTAAAAGATTATAGCTTTATTATAGAGAAAATACCTAGACTACACAATATGGAAAAACAACTAAAAATGTTAAAGAGAGAAAAATAAAGTTGAATAACTCTTTATATCTATATTTATCTAATATTTAATGATAAATAAAAACATTTAAAGAGTTATATTATAACTCTTTAAATACGGATTAAAAGTTATGCTTTGAATATGAATTGGCAATTGAGCTTAAAAGATATATGTATAAGAATAAGTTAATATTTCATTTTATAATTTGTACATAATAATTATAAAATGAAATATTAACTTATTTATTAAACATATGAAGATATAATTAAATATAGATATAAATTAAAATGTGTGAATTCTTGTATAAATTAGCTTAATAGATTAAAATTATATTAATTAAGCTTAGTTTATTAGATATTTTAGATGAGTGGCTATATAGATTAATAAGTATTAAGATAATAGCTAAATAATATTAAGGAAGTGGTTAAATGTCAGATAATACTATGAAGAATTTTTTAGAAGAATATGATGTAAAAAGAATAAATAAAGGTCAAATATTAAAAGGAAAAGTTTTAGAAGTTAATGAAAAGGAAGTAGTAGTAAATATAAATTATGCATTTGATGGATTAATAGCTAAAGAAGAAGTATCAATAGATGATAAAAATCCTATGGATGTACTTAAAGTTGATGACGAGATAGATGTATACGTTGTATCTCCCAATGATGGTGAGGGATATGTTGAGTTATCACTTATTAAGGCATTAGTTATTAAAGAAAAAGAGCAATTGCAAAAAGATTTTAAAGAAGAAAAAAATGTTAAAGTATATGTAAAAGATGAAATTAAAGGTGGACTTATTTCTTATTATGGAAATATAAGAGTATTTATTCCAGCTTCATTAGCATCAAGAAACATGATAGATTTAAGTACATTAAAAAATACAGAATTAGAAGTTAGAATAATAGAATTAGATTTTAGAAATAACAAAATAGTTGCATCAAGAAAAGCAATTGAAAATGAAGAATATGAAAAGAATAGAAAAGTTATATGGGACTCTTTGAAAGAAGGAGAAAAAAGAACTGGGGTAGTTAAAAAGTTGGTTAAATATGGTGCTTTTGTTGATATCGGTGGAGTAGAAGGACTAATTCATATATCAGATTTATCTTGGAATAGAGTAAATAGACCAGAGGAAATAGTAAAAGAAAATGATAAAGTTGAAGTATATATAGGTTCAGTAGATAGAGAAAATCAAAAATTATCTTTAGTGTTAAAGGATATAAATAAAGAACCTTGGACTTTACATACAAATGAAATTAAATCAGGAATGATATTTGACGGTAAAGTTGTAAAATTTGCTTCATTTGGAGCATTTGTTGAAATTTTTGATGGTGTGGAAGGATTGGTTCATATTTCAGAAATAACTGATGAAAATATTGCTAAACCATCTGATGTATTAGAATTAAATCAAAAAGTAAAGGTTAAAG
This genomic interval carries:
- a CDS encoding metal ABC transporter solute-binding protein, Zn/Mn family — protein: MKKRFFLTLSCILMSLFIIGCSNSNSTNESNKVNDDSKKLQVMVSIYPLKEFTEKIGGDKIEVTCLVPENMEPHDYEPKTKDFEKLMNSDIFIYNGLGMEHWIDSVNNVVSDDKVLKVNSSDGIDVRKEGELVDPHSWLSLIQVQKQCENIKDALISLDETNKDTYEENYNKFKKELQGLYDEYSAKFNDLSQKDFITGHAAFGYLCREFGLTQKSVENLYGEGEPTPKELENLVNFCKENNKKVIFSESLASPKVSETLASEVGAEVVPIYTLESSEDDMSYLDAMKSNLDKIYKSLSK
- a CDS encoding MutS-related protein; the encoded protein is MSKSNEFYKSTLKENLAKRQLLIKKINIISGIRLVIVLFMLVIDYLLYRANNYIAIIFATIILLTMFIITALYHSNKLRDKNITDILIDINQRGIDRINGEFKKFEDNGEEYLNYKHKFINDLNIFGSNSLFQLTNSTVTSGGKKRLSEILRIEQNINKNEILIRQEAIKELSSKVQWRQRFIVKGLMNRSSKFNLDDLISWGKEESKVSKINIIISCIFIITNFVSIFLALSAILPWSFVLLVFMIDFLVLKMLTKSINKDIVLFNNIKQDINGYSEILELIEDENFNSEYLKELKNKISHKEVSCKKEMKKLANLVEWIGDSSYNAYYLVINILFFSDVFIMNNLEKWKKTNGLRLMEWLNVMNEFDALNSISNIAFDHEDWVYPNILETSEVYGEDIGHPLIGDKAVKNSFSLNGIQKVALITGSNMSGKSTFLRSIGCNLVLSYIGAPVCAKRFNCGIMSLYTCITTRDSLEESISSFYAEILRIKILIEACKRGEKVFFLLDEIFKGTNSRDRHTGATVLINQLMKYGAIGLVSTHDLELCNLEKEDNKIINYNFREFYEADKIKFDYILRRGKSETQNAINLMKLAGIDFI
- a CDS encoding PspA/IM30 family protein, translating into MGVFSRISNMFKAKVNNTLDEMENPIELLDQKLREMEEQLSKAKLNSAQILGNVHEIEKNMNDAKKQSEDFESKVKLALSKGDEELAKKALSRKMEIDKKYDSLKLSYDNSKVQADALKKSLKELEEEITKTRNYRDEAAARYSNAQASEKINEVLANVQTKNNSIQIDNIERKIQRTESRAKGLSELKDLDDFDSQFEKLNEVDLDLELEKYKDNN
- a CDS encoding CBS domain-containing protein, which codes for MNIAFFLTPKNEVVYESEDATMRQVMEKMERYGYTAIPLIDKEGKYVGTLTEGDLLWKLKNTPDLNFKNTECVNVSDISRRISHKSVSINADIENLISLAISQNFVSVVDDNGIFIGIIKRSDIINYCFNEIKKNNEMKKKKEIV
- the rpsA gene encoding 30S ribosomal protein S1, yielding MSDNTMKNFLEEYDVKRINKGQILKGKVLEVNEKEVVVNINYAFDGLIAKEEVSIDDKNPMDVLKVDDEIDVYVVSPNDGEGYVELSLIKALVIKEKEQLQKDFKEEKNVKVYVKDEIKGGLISYYGNIRVFIPASLASRNMIDLSTLKNTELEVRIIELDFRNNKIVASRKAIENEEYEKNRKVIWDSLKEGEKRTGVVKKLVKYGAFVDIGGVEGLIHISDLSWNRVNRPEEIVKENDKVEVYIGSVDRENQKLSLVLKDINKEPWTLHTNEIKSGMIFDGKVVKFASFGAFVEIFDGVEGLVHISEITDENIAKPSDVLELNQKVKVKVLDFNKEGKRLSLSIKDAVETSKEYLQYVDEEDGVSLGELFKNFKFE
- a CDS encoding 3'-5' exonuclease, coding for MGYVIIDLEFNNLKNITKYKEDFFDKHKELENINLENEIIEIGAIKVDKYMKQVAEMREYIKPSVFPVMNPIVTNITKITMDTLQKEGITFKQGMDKLKGMIEDGDVICSWAKDDIAEIIINSNYHNYTDLSWIKEYLDLQEYSTKILGHKKAMGLKSALDELKIKVDNTKLHDALNDAEYTLLVFKHIYNSRIVKNYIINDIYSMPAIHVKDLDNINIDEEKLDIRCPKCNKKIDLKENFKLLNWRFVSIGICPKCNSKILSELIVKRTLQGKNAYNEVNTILKEEAYLDYYYKLEKLNSQK